From Haloplasma contractile SSD-17B:
ATACATACTAAAGAGAATTGGTTTTTCATTGTTAACCATTATTCTTGCATCCTCACTATTATTTATACTTCTACAGTTTATGCCAGGAAAACCTTGGGATACTCAGAAAACAGATCCTGCTACTCAAGCACGTTTAGAGGATGAATATGATTTAGACGAACCGCTTGCCCTGCAATATATTAAATACATGGGTGGAGTGTTTGGATTCGTTATTGAAATTGATGATAGTGCAGTTCAAAGTGTCGACTATCAAGTAATACCTACATTTGGAGATAAATGGAGAGGGGACAAACAACCTGTACTTGATACTGTTAGAGTACAATATCCAATTTCAGTGAGTATAGGAGTTCGTGGACTTATATTAGGTTTAATTGTTGGACTATTTTTTGGAGTGATATCAGCACTTAAACGAAATACGTTTTGGGATCATGCATTAACTATGATTGCCGTAGTAGGTGTATCCGTTCCATCATTTGTTTTTGCAACTATTTTACAATACTACATAGGATTTAAACTTCAACAGCAACCATTTATACAAAATATACCAATATTAGGAGATATTCCAATAGCATATGATATCGCAAGCCCATCGATGTCTAGAGTTTTACCTGCGTTTGCACTATCATTGTTTGTTATTGCAAGTTTAACACGTTTTATGAGAACGGAACTAGTTGATGTTCTAGGTTCCGATTATATTTTACTTGCTAGAGCAAAAGGGCTTAATAAGACTAAAGTCATTATTAAACATGCAATAAGAAACGCATTGATTCCAGTTATAACGGTAATAGGGCCACTATCACTAGCAATTTTAGCAGGATCTGTCGTTATAGAAAAAATATTTGCGATTCCTGGTATGGGTGGAGAACTAGTATCAGCTATTCAAAATCAAGATAATCCATTAATATTAGGGCTAGCATTTTTCTATACATTCTTATACGTAACAATAATTTTAATAGTGGATGTATCTTATGGGGTCATTGATCCACGTGTTAGAGTTTCAGGAGGTGACGCATAATGGATGTAGTTACAAGAGAAAATCAAACGGACATACCAAAAGAAGAATTTGAACTTACACAACAGGGTGAAAATTTAAAAGATGTTG
This genomic window contains:
- a CDS encoding ABC transporter permease, which produces MIKYILKRIGFSLLTIILASSLLFILLQFMPGKPWDTQKTDPATQARLEDEYDLDEPLALQYIKYMGGVFGFVIEIDDSAVQSVDYQVIPTFGDKWRGDKQPVLDTVRVQYPISVSIGVRGLILGLIVGLFFGVISALKRNTFWDHALTMIAVVGVSVPSFVFATILQYYIGFKLQQQPFIQNIPILGDIPIAYDIASPSMSRVLPAFALSLFVIASLTRFMRTELVDVLGSDYILLARAKGLNKTKVIIKHAIRNALIPVITVIGPLSLAILAGSVVIEKIFAIPGMGGELVSAIQNQDNPLILGLAFFYTFLYVTIILIVDVSYGVIDPRVRVSGGDA